Proteins found in one Deltaproteobacteria bacterium genomic segment:
- a CDS encoding helix-turn-helix transcriptional regulator — MNIPLKVALVERRIKQFDLSRLLGVDPAKVSKIVNGWISPNEEIKQNISRYLGKPIDELFPDSQEDNYIEPNTIHPDQI, encoded by the coding sequence ATGAACATTCCATTAAAGGTCGCCTTGGTTGAGCGCAGGATAAAACAGTTTGATCTCTCACGTCTTTTGGGAGTGGACCCAGCCAAAGTCAGCAAAATCGTCAATGGTTGGATTTCTCCTAATGAGGAAATAAAGCAAAATATTTCTCGATATTTAGGCAAGCCAATTGATGAGCTTTTTCCTGATTCCCAAGAGGATAACTACATTGAACCGAATACAATTCATCCAGATCAAATTTGA
- a CDS encoding type II toxin-antitoxin system HicA family toxin — protein MGRLAGFSYRQIVKRLKAFGFVFDRQAAGSHEIWYNQRTDRYTTVPNHSKDIPEGTLRAILKEAGISPNDFLNK, from the coding sequence ATGGGCAGGCTTGCAGGTTTTAGTTACCGGCAGATTGTCAAACGCCTCAAAGCCTTTGGCTTTGTTTTCGACAGGCAAGCTGCCGGAAGTCACGAGATCTGGTACAACCAACGCACGGATCGATACACCACCGTGCCCAATCACTCCAAAGACATCCCAGAGGGCACCCTCAGAGCAATCCTTAAAGAGGCCGGCATTAGCCCCAACGATTTCCTCAACAAATGA
- a CDS encoding DUF1902 domain-containing protein, whose protein sequence is MEKIVNIHIEKLPEGVYLATSKDVQGLVAQGRTATEALEIARDVARKLLEARAERQNKPELTQIGDSFDYPLIVSA, encoded by the coding sequence ATGGAAAAAATCGTAAATATCCACATTGAAAAACTGCCGGAAGGCGTGTACTTGGCCACCTCAAAGGATGTACAGGGTCTCGTAGCCCAGGGACGTACGGCCACAGAAGCCTTAGAGATTGCCAGAGATGTTGCACGCAAACTGCTGGAAGCACGGGCAGAGAGGCAGAACAAACCCGAACTCACACAGATCGGAGACTCCTTCGATTATCCGCTCATCGTGAGTGCATAG
- a CDS encoding helix-turn-helix transcriptional regulator, which produces MSFPRQLAALRKKSGFTQQMMADKLGIHVSQLKRYEAGTSQPTLEVFRKIILALNVSADVLLFGGEGRGPDEDLRFHFEAVSKLDPEEKAVIKELIEGMLLKHDAKRWTHSSAAT; this is translated from the coding sequence ATGTCATTTCCCAGACAATTGGCTGCCCTTCGCAAAAAGAGCGGCTTTACACAACAGATGATGGCCGATAAGCTCGGCATTCATGTCTCTCAATTAAAACGATACGAGGCTGGCACCTCTCAGCCCACCTTGGAAGTCTTTCGCAAGATCATTCTTGCATTGAATGTGAGCGCAGATGTGCTACTGTTTGGAGGCGAAGGCAGGGGGCCTGATGAGGATCTACGGTTCCATTTTGAAGCCGTTTCAAAGCTGGATCCCGAAGAAAAAGCCGTAATCAAAGAACTTATCGAAGGTATGTTGCTCAAACATGATGCAAAACGCTGGACCCATTCCTCGGCGGCCACGTAA
- a CDS encoding Txe/YoeB family addiction module toxin: protein MTWKLVFTWRARKDAEKLEASGLRQKAEPLLDILRKDPFQTPPPYERLVGDLAGAYSRRINIQQRLVYQVLDDIKTIKVIRMWTHYE from the coding sequence GTGACTTGGAAACTGGTCTTTACTTGGCGGGCCCGAAAGGATGCAGAAAAACTTGAGGCGTCAGGGCTTCGCCAAAAAGCAGAACCCCTTCTGGACATTCTCAGAAAAGATCCTTTCCAAACCCCGCCGCCTTATGAACGCCTGGTGGGAGATCTTGCAGGAGCCTATTCTCGGAGAATCAACATCCAACAAAGACTCGTCTATCAGGTTCTGGACGATATCAAGACCATAAAAGTCATCCGCATGTGGACTCACTACGAATAA
- a CDS encoding type II toxin-antitoxin system Phd/YefM family antitoxin, with protein sequence MTTLTASQARARLYKLMDEAAASHKPIQITGKRSNAVLVSEDDWRAIQETLYLLSAPGMRESIRKGLKTPVEECSEDLDW encoded by the coding sequence ATGACAACCCTGACGGCAAGCCAGGCAAGAGCCAGGCTCTACAAGCTCATGGACGAGGCCGCAGCCTCCCACAAACCGATACAGATCACTGGGAAAAGGAGCAATGCGGTCCTGGTCTCGGAAGATGACTGGCGGGCGATTCAAGAGACGCTCTACCTTCTTTCGGCGCCCGGCATGAGGGAATCCATCAGAAAAGGGCTCAAAACACCGGTGGAGGAATGCAGCGAGGACCTTGACTGGTGA